The sequence below is a genomic window from Ornithobacterium rhinotracheale.
AAAGCAACACTTACGCATTGGGCCGATGATATCATTATTCCAAATTATAAAACATACAACAATTCCATTATTCAGCTGAAAACAGAAACGGAGGCTTTTGTTCAATCGCCTTCTACCGAGAATTTGGCAAAACTCAAAAATGCGTTGAGCCAAACTTATTTACTTTGGCAAACAGTGGCTCCGTTTGAAATGGGCAAAGCCAAAGTAGTAGATTTAAGATTTTATACTAATATTTTTCCTACCAATGTTACTAGGATTGAGAAAAATATACAGAGCCAAAATCTTAACTTAAAATTGCCAGATAGCAATACACAGCAAGGGCTCCCTGCATTGGACTATTTGGTAAACGGAGTGGCAGACTCTCCAGAGAAAATTGTAGAAAAATATAATGACGAAAAATATCAAAAATATCTTCTAGCCGTAGTCAATCGTTTGCAAGAAATTACGCAACTAGTTGTAGATGATTGGGATACTTCATACCGAGGGAAATTTATCCAAAATGATGGAAATTCTGCAGTATCTTCCATCAATGTTTTGGCCAATGAGTATCTGCTGTATTATGAGAAATATATGCGAAATGGAAAAGTGCGTTTCCCATCTGGTGCCGCAACAGGAAAGGCTTACCCCGATGATGTGGAATCTCGCTACAATCCAGAACTTTCGTTTCCTTTGCTCATAAAATCGCTAGAAACCATGCAAAACTTCTTCAACGGAAGGTGCTTTGCAGACCAGCCAGTTGGCCTAGGGTTTAGAACTTATCTAGACAAATACCATAAAGTGACAGGAGGCAAAGATATAGCACAAGCCATTAATTCAAAATTTGATGAAGCCATCAATTATACAAAGAAAATAAGCGAACATGCCACAGAGTATGAGTTGATAAAAACGAATAACAAAGCCATGCTAGAGCTACATGACATTATCCAATCAAATATAATTAATCTAAAAGTGGATATGTTCCAAGCAATGGGTATCTCTGTGCAATATGTAGATGGAGATGGGGATTAAGTATTTTTATTTCAAAGGATTAAATAATGTTCGTTAAAATTAAAAATTATTTAGCACAAAATACCTCTGCTGCTCCGCTCAGCGTCTTTAGAATGATTTTCGGGACAATGATGTTAGCCAGCATCATTCGTTTTTGGCACAATGGGTGGATCGAGGATTTTTACATTAAGCCCAGATTTTTCTTTTCTTACTACGGATTTGAATGGGTAAAGCCTTTAGGCATATATACTTATGTGATTTTTGCCATTTGTGCATTGGCAGCATTGGGCATTGCGTTGGGCTATAAATATCGATTTTCGGCGATTTTATTTTTTCTATCGTTTACCTACACCGAGTTGATGGATAAAACCACTTATCTCAATCATTATTATTTCATTAGTTTAATGGCATTTTTAATGATTTTTTTGCCCGCCAATGCGTATTTTTCGGTGGACGCCTATCTTAAGAAATCGGAGAAAAAATATATTCCACGATGGACGATTTTTTCGGTGCAGTTTATGTTGAGTATCGTTTATTTTTATGCGGGCTTAGCAAAACTAAATTCAGATTGGTTGTTCAATGCCATGCCACTTAAAATCTGGTTGCCACCACACCACGAAATGCCAATTGTGGGCGAATTATTTTCGCAAACATGGTTTCTGTACTTTATGTCTTGGGGTGGAGCGATTTATGATTTAGCCATTCCGTTTTTATTGTTTAATAGAAAAACGAGATTTATAGGATTTTTATTCGTTTTATTCTTTCATATTTTTACCCGAATTTTATTCCCAATCGGGATGTTCCCGTTCATCATGATAGGTTCTACACTTATCTTTTTTGATGCCAAATATCACCAGCGATTCATTGATTTTCTGAGAAAAATCCTTCGAAAATTGAATTTTAAAAAGATTGCAACAAGCGAAACGCCATATAAATATCCTGTATTTTTAAATCGCCCAATTCAAGTGCTTTTTGTGCTATTTTTTATCGTGCAAATCGTTTTTTCCGTTTAGATATTTATTGTATCCAGGCGAATTGTTTTGGACAGAGGAGGGATTCCGATTTTCGTGGCGAGTGATGTTGATGGAAAAAGCGGGCTACACTTCATTTATCATTAAAGATAAAAATTCAGACAAAAGAACGATTGTAGAGGCCAGAGATTATCTCACGCCGTTTCAAGAAAAGCAAATGTCGTTTCAGCCTGATTTTATCATTGAATTTGCACAATATTTAGCCCAAGAATTTAAGAAAAGAGGTTACGAAAATCCGCAAGTTTTTGCACAAAGTTATGTCGCTCTCAACGGGCGTGGAAGTGTGCAGTATATTGATCCTACGGTGGATTTAGCCCAAGAAAAAGATTCTTGGAAACATAAAACATTTATTTTACCATTTAATCATGAAATCAAAGGTTTATAGTATATTTTCTTTGTTGATTTGTTTGCCCATTTCGGCACAAATTCAGCCCAAAGAAAAAGTAAAAAAGGATAGTATTGAAACCATTAATCTAAACCAAGTGGAGGCGCAGGCGCACCGCAAAAAGGCTTTCACGCTCAGGCACATGAAAGAGGTGGAGGGTACCTCTATCCTCGCAGGAAAAAAGACCGAAGTGGTGCTTGTGGATCAAAAAACGGCAAACCTTGCAACCAATAACGCCCGCCAAGTGTATAACCAAGTGGTGGGGCTCAATATTTATGATTACAACGATGGTGGGTTGCAGCTCGGAATTGGAGGGCGCGGACTGGATCCCAACCGAACTGCCAATTTTAATACAAGACAAAATGGCTACGATATCAGTGCCGATGTGTTGGGCTATCCCGAAAGCTACTACACGCCACCCACAGAGGCGTTGCAAGAGGTGCAAATCATTCGTGGAGCTGCATCTTTGCAATACGGAACGCAGTTTGGTGGAATGATTAATTTTAAATTTAAAGAACCCACCTCTCGCAAAAAGATTTTGCTCAATTCAAGACAAACGCTTGGTTCGTATAACTTATTCACCTCGTTCAATAGTTTGGAGGGGAGGCTGGGTAAATTTTCCTATTACACTTTTTACAATCACAAACAAGGCGATGGGTTTCGTCCCAATTCCAATTTTAATTCCAACAACGCCTTTGGTGCATTTAAATATCAATTTAACGAAAATACGAGTGTAAAGTTTGAATATACTTATTTTCATTACTTAGCACAACAAGCGGGGGGGCTCACCGATAAAATGTTTTACGAGAATCCCATATTTAGCAATCGTTCCAGAAACTGGTTTGAGGTAGATTGGAATTTATTTAATTTAAATTTTCATCATAAATTTAGCGAGAAAACAGCTTTTGACCTTAATACTTTTGGGCTAAAGGCTGATAGAAAAACAGTGGGATTCCGAGTGCAGCGCGTAGGGCAACCAGACAACCTTAATGAGGCGAGAGATTTAATCGTGGGCGATTTTGTGAACTGGGGAGCGGAAGCAAGATTATTGACAAAATATAATTTCTTTAATAAAGAAAATGCGCTACTCTTGGGGGCAAAATACTACCAATCACGCAACAAGTCGCGCCAAGGACCTGGGACAAAAGGAACCGATGCTGATTTTAATTTTGACACAAAAACTTCGCCCGATTATCCGCACCAGAGCGATTTCACTTATCCGAATTTGAATTTAGCCGTTTTTGGAGAAAATATTTTTAGAATCACGCCTAAATTTTCCATCACACCAGGAATTAGATTTGAATACATTGATACGCAGGCTGATGGTGCATTTCGCTATGTGTTGAAAAATTTGGCAGGAATTGTTATCCAAAACGATTTGATAAAAGACGATATTGATTACAAAAGAAGTTTGGTACTTTTGGGAATAGGAGCCAGCTATAAACCCACCGATTTCTTGGAAGTGTATGGAAATCTGTCTCAAAACTATCGTTCTGTGACATTCAGTGATTTGCATACCACCAATCCTTCGTTTGAAGTGGACAAAAACATCAAAGACGAAAACGGATTTACGGCAGATTTAGGCTTCAGAGGAAACTTCAATCGATTTATTTCTTATGATACCAATATTTTTGGATTGTGGTATCTAGACAAAATAGGGAATTACATACGCCCAGCAGATGCCAAAAGCGTTAGGGCAAATGTGGGAGATGCCATTATTTATGGTTTGGAGTTTTTTGCCGAGGCAGATTTTTTGAGAGCCTTTAGAGTAGCCAATCGCTCGCTCATGTTTACAGGCTTTGTAAATTCATCTTTTTCTGAATCTAAATATATTAGATCAAAAATCGTTGGGGTAGAAGGGAAACGAGTGCAATTTAATCCGCAAGTAAATTTAAAAACGGGAATCAATTTTGGGTATAAAAATTTCTTAGCTGCATTGCAGTACATGTATGTTTCGGAGCAGTTTTCAGACGATAGCAATTCGCCACAGCTCAAGCAAGAAGACACTTACGGAATCCGTGGGGCAATTCCTGCCTATGGCATTATGGACTTTTCTGCATCGTACACCTACAAGCGATATAAACTCGAGGCGGGAATCAACAATTTGCTTAATGATTATTATTTTGTGCGTCGTGCCACGGGCTACCCTGGGCCAGGGATTATCCCATCAGACCCGCGTACTTTTTATATAACTTTTGGATTTAAATTATAATTAAACAGATTTTTTATTATTACTAAAATTTGCATACATTCTTTTTATACATGATTAAAAATAGATTGCAATGCTAGTTACCAATATTCCAGAATTTAGAAAAGATTTAAAATCCTATTTAACGAGGTCGTAAAAAAACTTTAAAACCTTAATTATCAGCTGTGTACGAATAAGGTGAATCTTGATTGCCAGATAAATGTAAATTTCATTATGATTAAAAGCAAAAAAGCTATCTCAATCGAGATAGCTTTCTTTCTTATGAATTAAATTAGTCTTTGTCAAAAAATCGCAACGAGCTTTTCAACGATTGAATCTCACGCTCCATAAGCTGCATCTTATCAAGCATATGGCGCATAGCATCAATTCCCGCGAGGTTAATGCCTAAATCGTAATGCCAGCGGATGTATTTTTCAAGCTCTTTGAGGTGTTCCTCCTCAATGAAGTCTTCCTCATCAATCTGGTGCAGCGCGAGTATGCCCTCCTCCTGCAAGTCGCTGATGAATGTGCGCTCAATTTGTGTATTGTTGCAATAGTCGGATATTTTAATGTATTTTATTTCCATAATTTTAAAGTTTAGCTAGTTTTTCAAACAATTCTTTTTGCTCATCGCTCAACTGAGTAGGGATTTCCACTTGATAATTGATGATTAAATCTCCAAATTCGCCTGTTTTTTTGTATTTAGGGAAGCCTTTTCCTTTTAATTTCACTTTGCTATCATTTTGAGTGCCTGGTTTTACTTTTAATTTCACTTCTCCATCAAAGGTTTTAACCAAAATCTCACCTCCTAGAACGGCGGTGTACAAGTCCAGCTTTTGTGTTTTGTGTAAATTGTCGTCTTGGCGCTTAAATTCAGGGTCTGGCACAATGTTGAAGGTGATGTACAAATCGCCCTTAGGGCCACCATTTACGCCCTCACCTCCGTAGCCACTTAGTTTGATTTTTTGCCCATCTTCCACGCCTGCGGGTATGGTGATTCGGATTTTTTTGCCATTCACATTTAGCTCGCGCTTGTGTGTGGTATAGGCATCGCGCAGGTTGAGTTGTAGCTCGGCGGAGAAATCTTGCCCACGGAATTTTCTAGCGCGTGCGCCACCAAAATGGGCGCTTCCGCCTGCACGGCTGCCAAATAGGTCGCCAAAGAAATCAGAGAAGTTGTCTTCCTCAAAATTCCCGTTGTAGGATTGGCTCCACGCTTGTCTGCCACCAAATGGATTGCCCCCGCTGTGGGCCTGCTGCTGGCGCATTTTTTCTATCTCTTCGGCGTGTTTCCAGTTTTCGCCGTATTCATCATATTTCTTTCGGTTCTCGGGGTTGCTTAGCACTTCGTTCGCCTCATTGAGCTGCTGGAATTTCTGCTGAGCTTCTTTGTCATTTGGGTTTAGGTCTGGGTGGTACTTTCGTGCCAATTTGCGGTAAGCCTTTTTAATATCGGCTTCGCTGGCATTTTTGTCCACTCCTAGTATTTGATAATAATCTATATATGCCATAAGTGTTTTTTTATTTTTTTATGATTGATTTTAGTCTTTATCAATTATTGTGCAAACTATTGATTTTGTTCTTTTTTTGCCTGTTCCCATAGCAAATCAAGTTGTTCTATGGATAAATCTGACAAATTTACTTTTTTAGCCTCTGCCAAATTTTCCATTTTCTGAAAACGATTGATAAATTTTTGGTTTGTTTTTTCAAGGGCGTTTTCAGGATTTATGCCCACTTGGCGAGCGTAGTTGATGATGGAGAATAGAACATCGCCTAGCTCATTTTCTTGCTTTTCTTTATCTGTTTCGGCTTTAAACTCTGCAATTTCCTCCTCTATTTTGCTAAATGCCTCTTGGGGGCTAGGGAAATCAAAGCCGATGCCTTTTACCTTGTCCTGAATGCGAAATGCCTTCACCATCGCGGGTAGCCCCTTGGGTACGCCTGCAAGCACGGAGCGGTTGCCTTCTTTGAGTTTTAGTTTTTCCCAATTGCGTTTTACTTCTTCTTCATCTTGTACTTGGGTGTTGGCGTAGATGTGTGGGTGCCTAAAAATTAATTTTTCGCACTCAGCATTTAGGGCATCTGCAATGTCAAAAGCCTTTTGCTCTTCGGCAATTTTTGCGTAAAAGATGAGGTGTAGCATCACATCACCGATTTCTTTTTTAAGCTCTTGCAGGTCGTTGTTTAAGATGGCTTCGCCTAGTTCATATACCTCTTCTAGGGTGAGGTGGCGCAGGCTGAGCAAGGTTTGTTTTTTGTCCCAAGGGCATTTTTCCCTTAGCTCGTCTAATATATCTAGTAGTCGCCCAAAGGCTTGTAGTTTTTCTTCTCTGGTATGCATAGTTGCGTATTTTTGGGGTAGAAAGGTACAAAAAAAGCCCAAAAATCTATACTTTTGAGCCTTTTTTTAAGTTTTTTATGCGGAGGAGTTTTAAGCCTCTTCGTTTGTGGTTTCCTCGTTTTCTTGCGGGGTTAATAAATCGTTTTTAAGCAAAATATTATACCACTGAAATAATTTTTTCAAATCAGAATAGTACACGCGGCTCTCATCATACTCAGGGAGTACCTCTTGCATATAGGCGCGCAATTCGCTTTCAGAGGATTTGTGGCTGATGCACTCTTTTCCGTTTTCTTTCTCATAGATTTTTTTGAAAACTTCGCGCAATGGCACTTCTTCCGTGTGGGTGTAAATCGCTACATTGCTAAGCAGGCTTACATTGTAAGAGGCTGGAATGCTTGATTTCTTCCCATCATCTAAGTTTTTTGCAATGAAACCACTCTTGGTCTGAGAAATTAAGTTATACAAACCTGGTTTTCCTGAAATTGCAATTACCTTTTCTATATTCATCTTTTATGTATTAGTATTAAAAATTTTTTCGCGAGGGCAAATATAAAATTTATTTTGGAAAACGCATCTTATATTTCACATTAACATTCCCCTTGCTAATTTTGTCGAGTTTTTTGCTTACTAGTTTTTTCTTAAAATTGCTTAAATAATCGGTGAATAAAATCCCATCAATATGGTCATACTCGTGCTGAATCACGCGCGCAAAGATATCCGAGAAGGTTTCGGTATGCTCCACAAAGTTTTCATCTAAATACCGTAAGGTAATGCTTTCAGGGCGCTCAACATCTTCTCGCACATTGGGAATACTTAGGCAGCCTTCATTGAATTTCCAAGGCTCTCCCGTCTCCTCAATTTTGTGTGCATTGATGAATACTTTCTTAAAGTTTTTAAGTTCTTCTGCAATGTCTGCATACTCTTCGTCCTCTGCAAAAGGCGTGATATCAATCACAAAAAGGCGAATAGGGAGACCCACTTGCGGCGCTGCAATACCAATTCCATTGGCTGAATACATAGTGTCAAACATATTTTCAATCAATTCAGGCAAGTGCGGATAATCTTGGGTAATATCTTCACATTTTTTTCTTAAAACAGGGTCGCCATATGCGCGAATATCTAGTATCATTGGTTAAATAATTTAAAGTTTTATATTTTTTACAATTAATTTTTTAATTTAAAATATCTTAGCCCTTTCTCTCCATAAAGGATTGTAGAATTAGCGTAGCGCTCACGCGGTCGATAAGGGTTTTGTCTCGGCGTTTTTTCTTCTTTGTGCCACTCATAAAAATAGCCTCGGCCGCACGGATAGAGGTGTAGGATTCATCTTCTCGGTGAATCTTAATGTAGGGGAATTTTTTTTGAAAAATTTTTATAAATGCTTGAATGTCTTCTTCTATCTCGCCAGGCACACCGTGCGCACGCATAGGAAGCCCCACAACGAGGTCGCTCACGGGTTCGGTGGCAAAATATTTTTCAAGATAAGGCATTAAATCCTTGGTAGGCACAGTGTCCAGCGCCGATGCGATGATTTGCAGGGGGTCTGTTACGGCAAGTCCCGTTTTTACTTTTCCGTAATCAATGGCTAAAATTCTCAAAATTTCTTTTTTAGGGATTTAAACAATTTCAGCCGAGAGCCCACAGTCTAGCAAAGCGCTGCACATAGGGATTAGAGTTTCTTTATCGCCAGATTTTACCTCACATTTGCCCGAATAATGCACAACCAAGGTGCATTGCTCGGCTTGTAGGGGCGTGTGTTTGCAGATTTTTATGAGGCATTCAATCACCCAATCAAAGGTGTTTACCTCATCGTTGTGCAGGATAATTCGGTGCGAATTCTCGGTTTGGGTGAGAATGGCAATATCTTCTAGCGTTTCAGTTTGTGTATTATATGGGCTTAGTTTCATAAGTTAAGATTTTTTTATAAAACGGAGCGCAATCCACTCATTTCGTTCCTTTTTGTCCACAAAACTTAATCCAAAACTTTCAGCAAATTGAACGATTTCAGGCTCATCAAAATCTAATAATCCGCTTAAAATCAATTGCCCATCAGTTTTCAGTGCATTGATATAAAACGGAATATCAGCTTTTAGTATATTTTTGTTGATATTGGCCAAAATTAAATCATATTCCTTATGAGGGATAGCCTCTGCGCCGCCTTTTATAAAACTAATTTCAGTCTTATTTCGCTGAGCATTTTCCACAGCATTTTCATATGCCCACTCGTCAATATCAATGCCGGTGCAAGATTTGGCGCCTCGCATTTTGCTTAGAATGGCCAAAATCCCAGTGCCTGTGCCCATATCAAGCACAGACAGATTTTTTAGGTCTAAGTCCAGCAAATATTCCACCATCAGGTGAGTGGTTTCGTGGTGTCCCGTCCCAAACGACATTTTGGGCTGAATCACGATTTCATACGGAGCATCGGGATGTGGCTCGTGAAATTCAGCACGAATGTAGCACGCATCGTTGATGTTAATGGGCGCAAAATTGCTTTCCCACTCTTGGTTCCAGTTTTTTTGCTCAATTTCTGTTCGCTCGTACACAATTTCGGCCGTGTCAAGCTCTGCAATTTGGTCTTTTACAAATTCCTCATCATCGTAATCTTTTAGTATATAGGCGTTAAGCCCTGTCGCAATTTCCTCGAAAGACTCAAATTCAATCTGAGAGAGCAGCGCAATCAGAATCTCGCTGAAAGGCTGCGGAGGCACGATGCGGAATTTATATTCAATATAATTCATAGTACATTTTTAAAGTTTTAATCCAAAAGATTTTCGGAAGCCTTTTGGGCGAAAAACTTGCTGCAAAGATATAAAAAACTAAGCATATACCTATATTATAAGTGATTTGCTGATGAATTTGCGCTAGAAAATTAAAAAATCTGAATTAAAAAAAGTACCTTTGCTGTATGAGAAATGATAATAAAATTTTTGGGCTTCATCCTGTGTTAGAAGCCATAGATTCTGGCAAAACTATAGATAAACTATTTGTGCAAAAAGGCTTGCAAGGCGAATTGGCAAGCGAGGTTTTGCGTAAAGCCAGAGCGTTGGGGATTCCGATGCAATATGTCCCAGTGCAAAAGCTCAATAAGCTCACCCGAAAGAATCATCAAGGAGTTTTTGGATATTTATCGCCCATTGAATTTTATAAAATAGACCAAATTTTGCCACTCGTGTATGAAAAAGGCGAAACCCCATTCTTCCTCATACTCGATAGGCTAAGCGATGTAAGAAATTTCGGCGCCATAGCCCGCACCGCTGAATGCTGTGGAGTGCACGCCATTGTGGTGCCAGAGCGTGGTGCAGCAGCCATAAATGAAGATGCACTAAAAACCTCAGCAGGAGCCTTATTTAAAATCCCTGTGTGCCGAGAGAAATCCCTAAAAGAGGTCGTGAGTTTCTTGCAGCTAAGCGGAGTCTCTGTGGTGTGTGCTACAGAAAAAACGGAAGACACCATTTATAATACAGATTTAACCAAGCCACTAGCCATCGTGATGGGGAACGAG
It includes:
- the rlmB gene encoding 23S rRNA (guanosine(2251)-2'-O)-methyltransferase RlmB — encoded protein: MRNDNKIFGLHPVLEAIDSGKTIDKLFVQKGLQGELASEVLRKARALGIPMQYVPVQKLNKLTRKNHQGVFGYLSPIEFYKIDQILPLVYEKGETPFFLILDRLSDVRNFGAIARTAECCGVHAIVVPERGAAAINEDALKTSAGALFKIPVCREKSLKEVVSFLQLSGVSVVCATEKTEDTIYNTDLTKPLAIVMGNEGDGVAEELLNRADYLAKLPMRGEIGSLNVSVACGAFLYEAIRQREFA
- a CDS encoding imelysin family protein, with the translated sequence MKKLFLLSLASILFSACSSSDSRKDSGPSTCEQCIKEFNRKATLTHWADDIIIPNYKTYNNSIIQLKTETEAFVQSPSTENLAKLKNALSQTYLLWQTVAPFEMGKAKVVDLRFYTNIFPTNVTRIEKNIQSQNLNLKLPDSNTQQGLPALDYLVNGVADSPEKIVEKYNDEKYQKYLLAVVNRLQEITQLVVDDWDTSYRGKFIQNDGNSAVSSINVLANEYLLYYEKYMRNGKVRFPSGAATGKAYPDDVESRYNPELSFPLLIKSLETMQNFFNGRCFADQPVGLGFRTYLDKYHKVTGGKDIAQAINSKFDEAINYTKKISEHATEYELIKTNNKAMLELHDIIQSNIINLKVDMFQAMGISVQYVDGDGD
- the mazG gene encoding nucleoside triphosphate pyrophosphohydrolase is translated as MHTREEKLQAFGRLLDILDELREKCPWDKKQTLLSLRHLTLEEVYELGEAILNNDLQELKKEIGDVMLHLIFYAKIAEEQKAFDIADALNAECEKLIFRHPHIYANTQVQDEEEVKRNWEKLKLKEGNRSVLAGVPKGLPAMVKAFRIQDKVKGIGFDFPSPQEAFSKIEEEIAEFKAETDKEKQENELGDVLFSIINYARQVGINPENALEKTNQKFINRFQKMENLAEAKKVNLSDLSIEQLDLLWEQAKKEQNQ
- a CDS encoding chaperone modulator CbpM; its protein translation is MEIKYIKISDYCNNTQIERTFISDLQEEGILALHQIDEEDFIEEEHLKELEKYIRWHYDLGINLAGIDAMRHMLDKMQLMEREIQSLKSSLRFFDKD
- a CDS encoding ATP-dependent Clp protease adaptor ClpS — its product is MKLSPYNTQTETLEDIAILTQTENSHRIILHNDEVNTFDWVIECLIKICKHTPLQAEQCTLVVHYSGKCEVKSGDKETLIPMCSALLDCGLSAEIV
- a CDS encoding TonB-dependent receptor domain-containing protein, producing MKSKVYSIFSLLICLPISAQIQPKEKVKKDSIETINLNQVEAQAHRKKAFTLRHMKEVEGTSILAGKKTEVVLVDQKTANLATNNARQVYNQVVGLNIYDYNDGGLQLGIGGRGLDPNRTANFNTRQNGYDISADVLGYPESYYTPPTEALQEVQIIRGAASLQYGTQFGGMINFKFKEPTSRKKILLNSRQTLGSYNLFTSFNSLEGRLGKFSYYTFYNHKQGDGFRPNSNFNSNNAFGAFKYQFNENTSVKFEYTYFHYLAQQAGGLTDKMFYENPIFSNRSRNWFEVDWNLFNLNFHHKFSEKTAFDLNTFGLKADRKTVGFRVQRVGQPDNLNEARDLIVGDFVNWGAEARLLTKYNFFNKENALLLGAKYYQSRNKSRQGPGTKGTDADFNFDTKTSPDYPHQSDFTYPNLNLAVFGENIFRITPKFSITPGIRFEYIDTQADGAFRYVLKNLAGIVIQNDLIKDDIDYKRSLVLLGIGASYKPTDFLEVYGNLSQNYRSVTFSDLHTTNPSFEVDKNIKDENGFTADLGFRGNFNRFISYDTNIFGLWYLDKIGNYIRPADAKSVRANVGDAIIYGLEFFAEADFLRAFRVANRSLMFTGFVNSSFSESKYIRSKIVGVEGKRVQFNPQVNLKTGINFGYKNFLAALQYMYVSEQFSDDSNSPQLKQEDTYGIRGAIPAYGIMDFSASYTYKRYKLEAGINNLLNDYYFVRRATGYPGPGIIPSDPRTFYITFGFKL
- the ruvX gene encoding Holliday junction resolvase RuvX; the protein is MRILAIDYGKVKTGLAVTDPLQIIASALDTVPTKDLMPYLEKYFATEPVSDLVVGLPMRAHGVPGEIEEDIQAFIKIFQKKFPYIKIHREDESYTSIRAAEAIFMSGTKKKKRRDKTLIDRVSATLILQSFMERKG
- a CDS encoding DnaJ C-terminal domain-containing protein encodes the protein MAYIDYYQILGVDKNASEADIKKAYRKLARKYHPDLNPNDKEAQQKFQQLNEANEVLSNPENRKKYDEYGENWKHAEEIEKMRQQQAHSGGNPFGGRQAWSQSYNGNFEEDNFSDFFGDLFGSRAGGSAHFGGARARKFRGQDFSAELQLNLRDAYTTHKRELNVNGKKIRITIPAGVEDGQKIKLSGYGGEGVNGGPKGDLYITFNIVPDPEFKRQDDNLHKTQKLDLYTAVLGGEILVKTFDGEVKLKVKPGTQNDSKVKLKGKGFPKYKKTGEFGDLIINYQVEIPTQLSDEQKELFEKLAKL
- the def gene encoding peptide deformylase — encoded protein: MILDIRAYGDPVLRKKCEDITQDYPHLPELIENMFDTMYSANGIGIAAPQVGLPIRLFVIDITPFAEDEEYADIAEELKNFKKVFINAHKIEETGEPWKFNEGCLSIPNVREDVERPESITLRYLDENFVEHTETFSDIFARVIQHEYDHIDGILFTDYLSNFKKKLVSKKLDKISKGNVNVKYKMRFPK
- a CDS encoding DUF5606 domain-containing protein, translated to MNIEKVIAISGKPGLYNLISQTKSGFIAKNLDDGKKSSIPASYNVSLLSNVAIYTHTEEVPLREVFKKIYEKENGKECISHKSSESELRAYMQEVLPEYDESRVYYSDLKKLFQWYNILLKNDLLTPQENEETTNEEA
- the prmA gene encoding 50S ribosomal protein L11 methyltransferase, yielding MNYIEYKFRIVPPQPFSEILIALLSQIEFESFEEIATGLNAYILKDYDDEEFVKDQIAELDTAEIVYERTEIEQKNWNQEWESNFAPININDACYIRAEFHEPHPDAPYEIVIQPKMSFGTGHHETTHLMVEYLLDLDLKNLSVLDMGTGTGILAILSKMRGAKSCTGIDIDEWAYENAVENAQRNKTEISFIKGGAEAIPHKEYDLILANINKNILKADIPFYINALKTDGQLILSGLLDFDEPEIVQFAESFGLSFVDKKERNEWIALRFIKKS